One window of Nostoc sp. C052 genomic DNA carries:
- a CDS encoding DUF928 domain-containing protein, with product MKRRYLASALSVIALLASGTWNSAYAVTFTPPITNGTPSQATGGASRGNFFIPTSGKGAPSQATGGASRGSLFTPVAGKGAPQQATGGASRGSLFTPSADKGTPQQASGGASRVGTYYLNPATTGSAGPAALIALLPQSFYGTTVSERPTILVYLPTSNAEEAVFSLKDETGNTQYQMTIPIALKAGVIAVKLPDDAPTLAVGKNYHWFLAVKVDGQLSPSTPYVDGWIQRIQPTAELATAMQQKDALKRAAAFGKNGVWYDCVETLATLHNAQPTNVTFTKQWEELLSSVSLKEIMTAPLFASAN from the coding sequence ATGAAACGTCGATATTTAGCTAGTGCATTAAGCGTCATCGCTCTGCTTGCTAGTGGTACATGGAACAGTGCCTATGCTGTGACATTTACCCCACCAATCACCAATGGTACTCCCAGCCAAGCAACCGGTGGAGCTTCCCGTGGTAATTTCTTTATTCCTACTTCTGGTAAAGGCGCTCCCAGCCAAGCAACGGGAGGAGCTTCTAGAGGCAGCCTCTTTACACCTGTTGCAGGGAAGGGTGCGCCTCAACAAGCAACAGGAGGAGCTTCCCGTGGTAGTTTGTTTACACCTAGTGCTGATAAAGGCACTCCTCAACAGGCTAGTGGGGGAGCTTCCCGCGTTGGTACTTACTACTTAAATCCTGCAACTACAGGATCGGCAGGCCCAGCAGCCCTAATCGCACTCCTACCGCAAAGCTTCTATGGCACAACTGTGTCTGAACGCCCTACAATTCTGGTATATCTCCCGACTTCTAATGCAGAAGAAGCTGTGTTTAGCCTCAAGGATGAAACTGGCAATACGCAGTATCAAATGACCATTCCTATTGCTCTCAAAGCTGGCGTGATCGCTGTAAAATTACCAGATGATGCACCCACTTTAGCTGTTGGCAAAAACTACCATTGGTTCTTAGCTGTCAAAGTGGATGGACAACTCAGCCCAAGTACGCCTTATGTTGATGGTTGGATTCAACGCATCCAGCCTACGGCTGAACTGGCAACAGCGATGCAGCAGAAAGATGCTTTGAAGCGGGCGGCAGCTTTTGGTAAAAATGGAGTTTGGTATGACTGTGTGGAAACACTGGCAACCCTACATAATGCTCAACCGACAAATGTAACTTTTACCAAACAATGGGAAGAACTCCTTTC
- a CDS encoding CHAT domain-containing protein, whose product MIFQIKQTRWLYVSLSILSLCLALTITPVKASVPVTTTVLSSQPSNWLEQGRNLYRSGHFTEAVTIWETAARQYHSQGDRTNEALSLSYLSLVQQELNQWEAASQSIEQSLKLLQTSIPSADAILWAQALNTQANLQLHNGKAETALENWQQAQKYYEQAGDKMGSLGSQINQAQALQSLGFYRRSKQQLEDLNQKLKAMPDSEIKVSGLRSLGLALQIIGDSSKSQKVLEQGLAIARKIETTPQLSSILLSLGKTSVDLHEPEVALDYFQQAEQLTTNPSDRLEARLAQFKLFLDYDKFELATTLAPQLLQQLGELPPSHTSLYAAIHFVAILNRRSNPDRILPLKDLAQLMAVTVKSAQKIQDAQAEAYALHQWGKLYRRTKQLSQAQELTQKSLNIARQLQADEIIAQSAWQIGQLYKEQGDRPEAISAYTEAVKALKSIRGDLVAVNPDVQFSFRESVEPVYRELVSLLLDRQPNQAALMQARDLIEALQVAELDNFFREACLDRAQQIDQVDPSATVIYPIILPDRLAIILSKTGQPLRYYVTQKSLTDIEQTLEKLLVSFNPVSDSQERDRLSQEVYNWLIRPAEMDQAFKDTKTLVFVLDGRLRNIPIAALYDGKQYLIEKYAIALSPGMQLMAARSLQQNHIGAIVGGISQSRNGFSALPAVESEVKQISRTMPSSTLLNKQFTSQALADSVKSSSAGIVHLATHGQFSSRLEDTFLLTWDGEVNVKELSELLKNRGNEPSKAIELLVLSACDTAAGDDRAVLGLAGLAVKSGARSTIATLWPVKDKAAEMLMTRFYDQLRQPKISKAEALRQAQISLLRQTDFHDPFFWSAFVLVGNWL is encoded by the coding sequence ATGATTTTCCAAATTAAACAAACTCGTTGGTTATATGTCAGTCTCAGTATTTTAAGTTTGTGTTTAGCACTTACCATTACACCTGTAAAAGCATCTGTACCAGTAACAACCACAGTTCTTTCTTCTCAACCTAGCAATTGGCTAGAGCAAGGACGGAATCTCTACCGTTCAGGACACTTTACAGAAGCAGTAACGATTTGGGAAACGGCAGCACGACAGTATCATAGCCAAGGCGATCGCACCAACGAAGCCCTAAGCTTGAGCTACCTTTCACTGGTACAACAGGAATTGAATCAATGGGAAGCAGCCAGCCAATCTATTGAGCAAAGCTTGAAATTGTTGCAAACCTCTATTCCCTCTGCTGATGCAATTCTCTGGGCGCAGGCACTCAATACCCAAGCAAATTTGCAATTGCACAATGGCAAAGCCGAAACTGCCCTTGAAAATTGGCAACAAGCTCAAAAATATTATGAACAAGCAGGCGATAAAATGGGCAGCTTGGGTAGTCAAATTAACCAGGCACAAGCTTTACAAAGTTTGGGATTTTATCGCCGTTCTAAACAGCAGTTGGAGGATCTCAATCAAAAGTTAAAAGCAATGCCAGATTCAGAAATTAAAGTGAGTGGGCTGCGATCACTTGGTTTAGCTTTGCAAATAATTGGCGACTCTAGCAAGAGTCAAAAGGTGTTAGAGCAAGGTTTGGCGATCGCTCGTAAAATTGAAACTACACCTCAGTTGAGTTCCATCTTACTTAGCTTAGGAAAAACCAGCGTTGATTTGCACGAGCCAGAGGTGGCATTAGATTACTTTCAACAAGCAGAACAGCTAACCACAAATCCAAGCGATCGCTTAGAGGCGCGTTTAGCTCAGTTTAAGCTTTTCCTCGATTATGACAAGTTTGAGTTGGCTACCACACTTGCACCTCAGCTACTACAACAACTTGGAGAACTACCCCCTAGCCATACCTCTCTCTACGCAGCGATCCATTTTGTTGCTATCCTGAATCGACGGTCAAATCCTGACCGAATCTTACCACTGAAAGACCTGGCACAACTGATGGCAGTTACAGTCAAATCTGCACAAAAAATCCAAGATGCTCAAGCAGAAGCTTATGCACTGCATCAGTGGGGAAAACTCTATCGTCGGACAAAACAGTTATCACAAGCACAGGAATTAACTCAGAAATCCCTCAACATTGCGCGTCAACTCCAAGCTGACGAGATCATTGCTCAATCGGCTTGGCAGATAGGACAGTTATATAAAGAACAAGGCGATCGCCCAGAAGCAATTAGTGCCTATACTGAAGCGGTCAAAGCTTTAAAATCAATTCGGGGGGATTTAGTTGCTGTCAACCCCGATGTTCAGTTTTCTTTTCGTGAAAGTGTGGAGCCTGTTTACCGCGAACTGGTTAGTTTACTTTTAGATCGGCAACCAAATCAGGCAGCACTAATGCAAGCCCGTGATTTAATTGAGGCATTGCAAGTTGCAGAACTCGATAACTTTTTCCGGGAAGCTTGTTTAGATAGAGCGCAGCAGATTGACCAAGTTGACCCCAGTGCAACTGTAATTTATCCGATTATCTTGCCAGATCGCCTCGCAATCATCCTCTCTAAAACCGGACAACCTTTGCGTTATTACGTAACCCAAAAATCTCTTACCGATATCGAACAAACTCTAGAAAAATTATTAGTTAGCTTCAATCCTGTCTCAGATTCCCAAGAGCGCGATCGCTTGTCCCAAGAAGTTTATAATTGGCTAATACGTCCGGCGGAAATGGATCAAGCCTTCAAAGATACCAAAACATTAGTATTTGTTTTAGATGGTCGATTACGTAATATACCCATAGCAGCTCTGTATGACGGTAAGCAATATCTGATCGAGAAGTATGCTATTGCCCTCTCACCAGGAATGCAATTAATGGCTGCGCGATCGCTCCAGCAAAATCATATTGGTGCGATCGTTGGTGGCATCAGTCAATCTCGTAATGGCTTTAGCGCTTTACCTGCCGTCGAATCGGAAGTTAAGCAAATATCAAGGACAATGCCATCTTCAACATTGCTAAATAAGCAATTCACCAGTCAAGCCCTGGCCGATAGCGTCAAATCTAGTAGTGCAGGTATTGTCCATCTAGCAACCCACGGACAGTTTAGCTCCCGCCTTGAAGATACCTTCCTGCTAACTTGGGATGGAGAAGTCAACGTCAAGGAATTATCCGAACTTCTCAAAAATCGGGGTAACGAGCCATCGAAAGCGATTGAGTTGCTAGTACTGAGTGCCTGTGATACAGCAGCAGGAGACGATCGCGCCGTTCTGGGACTAGCAGGACTGGCTGTCAAATCTGGTGCCCGCTCAACCATTGCCACTCTCTGGCCTGTCAAAGATAAAGCAGCCGAAATGCTGATGACGCGCTTCTATGACCAACTGCGACAGCCCAAAATCTCTAAAGCTGAAGCCCTGCGGCAAGCCCAAATTAGCCTGCTCCGCCAAACTGATTTCCACGATCCTTTCTTTTGGTCTGCCTTCGTTTTAGTTGGTAACTGGCTGTGA
- a CDS encoding filamentous hemagglutinin N-terminal domain-containing protein, which translates to MRPAIAQVISDGTTKTIVNPNGNNFTIINGIEKGNNLFHSFSNFSIPAGGSATFDLVNTPTITTIFSRVTGGNISDINGLISTINNSNSVSLFLMNPAGIVFGKNAALNIGGSFIATTANSIKFADGVEFSATNPGAIPLLTMSVPIGLQMGSNPTPITVQGTGHALTTVSSLTPITQNPSSSELRVKPGKTLALVGGDLNLTGATLNAPEGRVELGSLSGVGLVSLNPISQGYHLSYESGQSFADIQLTQKSLLTVGALASLGALNAGSVQLQGRHIQISNGSIIFSKNLGNVAGGEIFLQASEGINIVGTTANAQIRSGIRSEGLNTGTGSPIHIITPQLTLSQGAGVNTNAFGLPASGNIQIDAGTVDLSGFSPINPTGVTTLTTSSRTAKSAGNLSINSDNLLVSGGAAISSVTFATGSTGQVTIRNKNTTVTGDNPAGLYSNISAITYGTGNAQTLTLDTNRLQLLNGGALATTSFLIGQAGNLNINATESILIDGHSQANNSSINSAVLVSPPLIKQLFNLPNVLSANAGTVNVTTPTLTLTNGGAVSVTNQGTGDGGNIKIVANKMFLDSQGSIQAQTASGEGGNISSQVSDLLLLRHNSLISTTSAGNGNGGNISINAPIIAGLENSDIVANAVKGKGGNIDITTQGIIGLEYRNTLNPRENQTNDITASSEFNINGTVQINNVGVDPNSGLVELPENPTDPSQQIASGCSANQGSRFVATGRGGVPQNPNQQVTSDRTWDDMRDISAYRKKSSVTAQLPTTPETLIQATGWGQNAQGKIELVANQPSTQVQPSLTCAALPKKNLGQIRDFFKKSRIAQP; encoded by the coding sequence ATGCGACCAGCGATCGCTCAGGTAATATCTGACGGTACTACCAAGACCATTGTTAATCCCAATGGTAATAACTTCACAATTATTAATGGTATCGAAAAAGGCAATAATTTATTTCACAGCTTTAGTAATTTCTCAATACCTGCTGGCGGTTCAGCAACCTTTGATTTAGTGAATACACCAACTATTACAACTATATTTAGTCGGGTCACGGGTGGAAATATTTCCGATATTAATGGATTAATTAGCACTATTAATAATAGTAACTCGGTAAGTTTGTTTTTAATGAATCCTGCGGGGATTGTGTTTGGTAAAAATGCCGCGTTGAATATTGGCGGTTCGTTTATCGCAACGACGGCGAATAGTATTAAGTTTGCCGATGGGGTGGAATTTAGTGCGACTAATCCCGGAGCGATACCATTGCTGACGATGAGTGTCCCCATTGGCTTACAAATGGGCAGTAATCCAACCCCTATAACAGTTCAAGGTACAGGTCATGCCCTAACAACTGTCAGTAGCCTCACCCCCATCACTCAAAACCCCAGCTCCTCAGAACTGAGGGTAAAGCCAGGAAAAACCTTGGCACTGGTAGGAGGCGACTTAAATCTTACCGGGGCAACCTTGAACGCGCCTGAAGGACGTGTGGAATTGGGCAGTTTAAGCGGAGTAGGATTGGTCAGCTTGAACCCCATCTCTCAGGGTTATCACTTAAGTTACGAGAGCGGGCAAAGCTTTGCAGATATCCAACTCACCCAAAAATCCTTGTTGACTGTAGGAGCATTAGCCAGTTTAGGGGCATTGAATGCTGGTTCAGTACAGTTACAGGGAAGGCACATTCAAATCAGCAATGGTTCAATTATATTTTCCAAAAATCTGGGAAATGTCGCTGGGGGTGAAATTTTTTTACAGGCCTCAGAAGGGATTAATATTGTTGGTACAACAGCCAATGCCCAAATTCGTAGTGGCATCCGCTCTGAAGGGTTGAATACTGGCACAGGTTCACCCATCCATATCATCACTCCCCAATTAACCCTCTCACAAGGGGCAGGAGTCAACACCAATGCTTTTGGATTGCCTGCCAGTGGCAATATTCAGATTGATGCTGGGACAGTTGATTTATCTGGTTTCTCTCCTATCAACCCCACAGGAGTAACCACCCTGACTACCTCTTCCCGAACAGCTAAATCAGCAGGCAATCTCTCCATTAACAGTGATAATCTACTGGTTTCTGGGGGAGCAGCCATCTCTTCAGTAACATTTGCAACTGGTTCTACGGGGCAAGTCACCATTCGCAATAAAAATACGACTGTCACGGGAGATAACCCGGCAGGACTCTATAGCAACATTAGTGCAATCACTTACGGTACAGGCAATGCCCAAACCTTGACGTTGGATACTAACCGATTACAACTGCTCAATGGAGGAGCGTTAGCAACCACATCCTTCTTGATTGGTCAAGCTGGAAATTTAAATATTAACGCGACGGAATCAATTCTAATTGATGGGCACAGCCAAGCTAACAATAGCAGTATTAACTCAGCCGTCCTTGTCTCTCCACCATTAATCAAACAGTTATTCAATTTGCCAAATGTTCTGTCAGCGAATGCAGGAACCGTGAATGTAACCACCCCAACTCTGACGCTGACCAATGGTGGTGCAGTCAGTGTTACCAACCAAGGTACAGGTGATGGGGGTAATATCAAAATTGTTGCCAATAAGATGTTTTTAGATAGTCAAGGCAGCATTCAAGCTCAAACAGCATCGGGTGAGGGAGGCAATATTAGCTCACAAGTCAGCGATCTGTTGTTGCTACGCCACAATAGTTTGATTAGTACGACATCGGCGGGTAATGGTAATGGCGGCAATATTAGCATCAATGCTCCTATTATCGCTGGACTGGAAAATAGTGACATTGTTGCTAATGCTGTGAAAGGAAAAGGTGGCAATATTGATATCACTACTCAAGGTATTATTGGTCTAGAATACCGCAATACCCTTAACCCTAGAGAAAACCAGACCAACGACATCACAGCTAGTTCCGAATTTAATATTAATGGCACGGTACAAATCAATAATGTTGGTGTCGATCCAAACTCTGGTTTAGTAGAATTGCCAGAAAATCCCACAGACCCATCGCAACAAATAGCCAGTGGTTGTTCTGCAAATCAAGGTAGTCGATTTGTCGCCACGGGACGGGGTGGCGTACCGCAAAATCCCAATCAGCAAGTGACAAGCGATCGCACTTGGGATGATATGCGCGACATCTCTGCGTACCGAAAAAAGAGTTCCGTCACTGCACAACTTCCAACCACCCCAGAAACTCTTATTCAAGCCACTGGTTGGGGACAAAATGCTCAAGGCAAAATCGAGTTAGTTGCAAATCAACCTTCTACTCAGGTGCAACCATCTTTAACCTGTGCGGCACTTCCTAAGAAGAATTTAGGCCAGATCCGCGACTTTTTCAAAAAGTCGCGGATCGCACAGCCGTGA
- a CDS encoding S-layer family protein, whose translation MKTTSIWLCILNSMMLVSLGTVLLWSNSSNAQVTPDSTLNTTVSQSGNNFTIINGNQIGKNLFHSFSQFSLPTGGSAFFNNATDVQNIFARITGGSVSNIDGLIRANGSANLFLLNPAGILFGSNAQLNIGGSFFGTTATSIKFSDGVEFSATNTTPAPLLTINVPVGLQFGSNPGAITVQGSGHNAQLGDSLQVSGLSLGARGLQLQPGKTLALLGGNVALDGGLLSAPGGQIELGSITSGSVAINSIPEGFALSYPNALSFGDIQLTQRALASTRDLSGQRGGAIQIQGKQVSIQDGSLILVQNRSNQTAGNIAINAMDSLQIIGKSPDFKSSSSLINETISPGAAGNIIVTTPKLNIDGGGYIFDRTFSTAPGGNIAINTDEMRVNGFAFGDPSPFRAVSQILAASYGTGKGGNIAISTQNLSILAGGNIAARPYSFGNGGDLIVKADTIQVTNEGAPKGLYFSLLSTATFGFGNAGDLKIDTRTLSVQAGARVSASSIVLGNAGSLTINASESIDVNGVKDAQNSSYIGTAVRPVSGVSRATSGNTTIKTPVLNISNGATVFVQNLGSGKAGTLNIQANTLRLDNGASISASTKAGGGGNTNLQLRDLLLMRHGSLISAEAGNSGNGGNITINAPNIVGLENSDIIANAVQGKGGNIQITTQGIIGLKYRPQLTPENDITASSQFGVSGTVQVNNIGVDPNSGLVELPANVTDPSQQIASGCSANQGSRFVATGRGGVAQNPNQQVTSDRTWSDTRNLTAFQKKSNVTTQTPASPEVFIQATSWHRNAQGKIELVGDKSSTQVQQSLTCAAVNKG comes from the coding sequence ATGAAAACAACCTCTATTTGGCTGTGTATTCTGAATAGCATGATGCTTGTATCTTTGGGTACTGTACTCCTCTGGAGCAATTCGAGCAACGCCCAGGTGACACCTGATAGCACTCTTAACACCACCGTCTCCCAAAGCGGTAATAACTTCACTATCATCAATGGCAATCAGATCGGGAAAAACTTGTTTCATAGCTTCAGCCAGTTCTCCTTGCCTACAGGTGGTTCTGCCTTCTTCAATAATGCCACCGATGTGCAAAACATCTTTGCCCGTATCACAGGCGGTAGTGTATCTAATATTGATGGTTTAATCCGTGCCAATGGTAGCGCCAATTTATTCCTGCTCAATCCGGCGGGTATTTTGTTTGGGTCTAATGCTCAACTAAATATTGGTGGATCATTTTTTGGAACAACTGCAACCAGCATCAAGTTCTCTGACGGAGTGGAGTTTAGTGCTACCAATACTACACCAGCCCCTTTGTTGACGATCAATGTGCCAGTTGGCTTGCAATTTGGTAGCAATCCAGGAGCCATTACCGTCCAAGGGTCAGGACACAATGCCCAATTAGGCGACTCACTTCAGGTTTCTGGATTAAGTCTTGGTGCAAGAGGATTACAGTTGCAACCTGGAAAAACGCTGGCATTGCTGGGTGGGAATGTTGCCTTAGATGGAGGATTGCTCTCCGCACCAGGGGGACAAATAGAACTGGGTAGCATCACTAGCGGAAGCGTCGCCATCAATTCCATCCCTGAAGGATTTGCGCTGAGTTATCCTAATGCTTTGAGTTTTGGCGATATTCAGCTCACCCAACGAGCTTTAGCATCTACACGCGATCTCAGTGGGCAAAGGGGAGGAGCCATCCAAATTCAGGGTAAACAGGTCAGCATCCAAGATGGTTCACTGATATTAGTACAAAATCGCAGCAACCAAACTGCTGGTAATATTGCAATCAATGCTATGGACTCCCTCCAGATTATCGGCAAATCTCCTGATTTTAAGAGTTCCAGCAGTTTAATTAATGAAACTATATCTCCAGGTGCGGCAGGCAATATTATTGTTACCACCCCAAAATTGAATATTGATGGGGGTGGGTATATCTTCGACCGTACCTTTAGCACAGCACCAGGTGGCAATATTGCAATCAATACTGATGAAATGCGGGTGAATGGTTTTGCCTTTGGAGATCCTTCTCCTTTTCGAGCAGTCAGCCAGATATTAGCCGCTTCCTATGGGACTGGGAAAGGTGGAAATATTGCTATCTCCACTCAAAACCTGTCTATTTTAGCTGGCGGCAATATAGCAGCAAGACCCTACAGTTTTGGTAATGGCGGCGATCTCATCGTGAAGGCAGATACAATTCAGGTGACAAATGAGGGAGCGCCAAAGGGTTTATATTTTAGTCTGTTGTCTACTGCCACATTCGGGTTTGGTAATGCAGGGGATTTGAAAATCGATACTCGCACACTCTCAGTTCAAGCTGGCGCCAGAGTGTCAGCTTCTAGCATAGTTTTAGGAAATGCGGGTTCACTGACTATCAATGCGTCTGAATCAATCGATGTGAATGGTGTCAAAGATGCACAAAATTCCAGCTATATTGGTACGGCAGTTCGTCCTGTTAGTGGAGTTTCTCGCGCTACTTCAGGTAACACCACAATTAAAACCCCAGTTCTTAACATTAGTAATGGTGCAACCGTTTTTGTCCAAAACCTTGGCTCCGGTAAAGCTGGTACTCTAAACATTCAGGCGAACACCTTACGACTCGACAATGGGGCTAGTATTTCAGCATCTACTAAAGCAGGTGGAGGTGGGAACACTAATTTGCAACTGCGGGATCTACTATTGATGCGTCATGGCAGCTTGATCAGTGCAGAAGCAGGTAACAGTGGTAATGGTGGCAATATTACGATTAATGCTCCGAACATTGTGGGTTTAGAAAACAGTGACATTATTGCTAATGCAGTCCAAGGAAAAGGTGGCAATATTCAAATCACTACCCAGGGAATTATTGGGTTGAAATATCGTCCTCAACTGACTCCAGAAAATGACATCACTGCCAGTTCACAGTTTGGGGTTAGCGGTACTGTTCAAGTTAATAATATTGGTGTCGATCCCAATTCTGGGTTAGTTGAACTACCAGCAAATGTCACCGATCCATCGCAGCAAATAGCTAGTGGTTGTTCTGCAAACCAAGGCAGTCGATTTGTCGCCACGGGACGGGGTGGTGTAGCGCAAAATCCCAATCAGCAAGTAACGAGCGATCGCACTTGGTCTGATACCCGTAATCTGACTGCATTCCAGAAAAAGAGCAATGTTACCACTCAAACGCCTGCATCACCAGAAGTTTTCATCCAAGCTACTTCTTGGCATCGTAATGCCCAAGGCAAAATTGAGTTAGTTGGCGATAAATCTTCTACTCAGGTGCAACAGTCGTTAACCTGTGCTGCTGTTAATAAAGGTTAA
- a CDS encoding ShlB/FhaC/HecB family hemolysin secretion/activation protein, which yields MLHNTLSIISELRPLAFGFILAAVLCNCQEAIAQTPNSQILPPSRLEEVPVTPLPMDVLPKPADNNQLLPLPTIPDQSIPKQDDSNTKFRVDRVEVVGSTVFKPEQFATITKPFVGRELTFAELLQIKDAITKLYTDNGYVTTGALITPQTIEAGTIKIQVIEGSLQEIKIIGNRRLRSQYIRDRIQLGAGKPLNVPHLLEKLQLLRLDPRIQNLSAELQTGVHPGTNVLQVEVKEAETFKLTTSLDNGRSPSVGSFRRGIDLQEANLLGLGDTLSVGYANTDGSNSINANYTLPINAYNGTISFGFSQGWNHVIEQPFSVLDIQSNSRTYELGYRQPLVQKPTQELAIGLSFSRQESQTELGLDNIGPFRLSPGADANGKTNISALRFFQEYTQRSNQYVFAARSQLSFGVDWFGANVSDTEPDSRFFAWRGQAQWVRQLAPDTLFLARGDFQLAADSLVPLEQFGLGGQLSVRGYRQDALLTDNGLLFSAEFRVPIVRADKIGGVLQLTPFIDVGKGWNVKGDNPSPSTLVSTGLGLLWKQGDDLSARLDWGIPLISVDGEKRSLQENGLYFSLRYSPF from the coding sequence ATACTACATAATACTCTAAGTATTATCTCTGAACTACGACCTTTAGCATTTGGGTTTATTTTGGCAGCAGTGCTATGTAATTGTCAGGAGGCCATTGCCCAAACCCCTAATTCTCAAATCTTACCGCCTAGCCGATTAGAAGAAGTTCCTGTCACTCCCTTGCCTATGGATGTGTTGCCGAAGCCAGCAGACAACAATCAATTGCTTCCTTTACCAACAATACCAGATCAATCAATTCCGAAACAGGATGACTCTAATACCAAATTTCGGGTCGATCGCGTTGAAGTAGTTGGTAGTACAGTTTTTAAACCAGAACAGTTTGCAACTATTACAAAACCCTTTGTGGGAAGAGAACTGACATTTGCAGAATTATTGCAAATCAAAGATGCAATCACCAAGCTCTACACCGATAACGGTTATGTCACCACAGGAGCATTGATTACGCCGCAGACAATAGAAGCTGGAACGATTAAAATTCAGGTGATTGAGGGCAGTCTGCAAGAAATCAAAATCATTGGTAATAGACGATTACGTAGTCAATACATTCGCGATCGCATCCAACTTGGTGCTGGCAAACCGTTGAATGTACCACACTTACTAGAAAAACTACAACTACTCCGCCTTGATCCGCGAATTCAAAACCTGTCAGCCGAGTTGCAGACAGGCGTGCATCCGGGAACTAATGTGTTGCAAGTTGAGGTTAAAGAAGCAGAAACTTTTAAGCTGACAACAAGCCTGGATAATGGGCGATCGCCTAGTGTCGGTAGTTTTCGCCGGGGAATAGATTTGCAAGAAGCGAATTTATTAGGCTTGGGCGATACCCTGAGCGTAGGATACGCCAATACTGATGGTAGTAATAGCATTAATGCCAATTACACACTACCGATTAATGCCTACAATGGCACTATATCCTTTGGGTTTAGCCAGGGATGGAACCACGTAATTGAACAACCATTCAGCGTCCTTGATATTCAGTCAAATAGCCGAACTTACGAATTGGGCTATCGGCAACCACTGGTGCAAAAACCAACCCAAGAATTGGCAATTGGACTGTCATTCTCGCGCCAGGAAAGCCAAACTGAGTTGGGTCTTGATAACATCGGGCCGTTTCGACTCTCCCCCGGTGCAGATGCCAACGGAAAAACCAATATTTCGGCTCTGCGCTTTTTTCAAGAATATACCCAGCGAAGTAACCAGTATGTATTTGCGGCGCGATCGCAATTGAGTTTTGGTGTAGATTGGTTCGGTGCTAATGTTAGTGATACTGAACCAGATAGCCGCTTTTTCGCATGGCGAGGACAAGCGCAGTGGGTACGGCAATTAGCACCAGACACTCTATTTTTAGCCAGGGGCGATTTCCAATTAGCAGCAGATTCCTTAGTGCCTTTAGAGCAATTTGGTCTTGGTGGACAGCTAAGTGTCAGGGGTTATCGCCAAGACGCATTACTCACAGATAACGGCCTGTTATTTTCGGCAGAATTTCGAGTCCCCATTGTCCGCGCTGACAAGATTGGCGGGGTACTACAACTTACACCATTCATTGATGTGGGCAAAGGCTGGAATGTTAAGGGCGACAATCCATCACCGAGTACCCTTGTTAGTACTGGGTTGGGGCTGTTGTGGAAACAGGGTGATGACTTATCAGCCCGCCTAGATTGGGGCATTCCTTTAATCTCGGTGGATGGTGAAAAGCGATCGCTCCAAGAAAATGGGTTGTACTTCTCACTACGTTATTCGCCGTTTTAA